The nucleotide window gctgctcctagaaacacacacaacatggacaacatggagtcatttagagtcgcagtaagagagggaatgatagatgagctttaaatcctgtgtgtgtgtgtgtgtgtgtgtgtcctaacagctgagtgcacagacagcagtggaggacagtgagatgatctttactgagctgatcagctccatggagaaaaagcgctcggaggtgacggagctgatcagagctcaggagaagactgaactgagtcgagctgaacgactcctggagcaactggagcaggagattgctgatcttcagaggagactcactgagctggagcagctttcacacacacacgatcacatccagttcctccaggtaacactcactgtctgatctacacacacagctgttcctcacacactctctaaaacACCTCCTGTTAATGGAACAGTGAATGTCCTCTGATGTCACaagtgtgttttacatttaatctgCTTTCTGTAGGCTTTAGCTTCTGGACGTCGGTCTCCTCCATGGACCAGACCAGAATTCCAGACCTCCAGCATCAGTGTCCATCAACATCTCTCATTTGATGGAGTGAGGAATTCTCTCTCAGATCTGAAAAAGAGACTCGAGGAATTCTGTGAGGAGGAATTCAACAAAATCCCTCCACATGGTAAGAGGAGCTGTTCCTGCTGGAGAAACACAATGATGGACGTCTTTACTCTGTCAAGTCTTATTTCTTAGCAATGCTCCTGCTGACCTTCCTGCAGACAGTTTGAACTAAAatactgatttaaaatgaataaactgactgtatcactttaaactgtttccatcttttacaacctgatgatgctttttgtcttcatttccatttttctctccacagctgcagcagttcAGATCTTTTCACTACCAGAGCCACAAAGCAGAGAAGAGTTTCtgaaatgtaaacacacacacacacacacacacacacacacacacacacacacaaatatatttcagcaaagactttttgttttaatctgctaaataataatactaataatatcaGAAGTAAATTTTTGTAATGCAGTgaatttttaaatcttctaaataaatatctttatactgtatgtatgtaacacCGTGTAAACACAGACTTGTATTATTATGAGTAATATTTATGTGTCATGAATgtaagaaatgtataaaaaattaaagaattcagTAATAAATCAATATCTGTGGTTTATTACTCACAATGCTACTAACCCAAGGCAACCTTCCTTCATTCATGTCATCCTGCAACACTTCTAGCGAATCCTGTCCTAGAATTAGACCAAGAATTAGAATAACAGCTCAACACCATCACTGAGAAAAGTGGTGTAGCTTAAAACCATGAGCCCtttccactcactcacccagACTGAGGAGTTCCCTGTATCACTGTGAGTATCAATTCATAAGTGCCGTTATCTagttattattcattttttttgccaatttatGGAGTCCTTATCAGTTTTTATCACCTCCTTACCTGTTCAGCAGCATTTGGCAGCCAAAAATCATTGGACTAAATGTAGATGGAAGTATTGATAAAATTTACAAAGTgatattttaaggaaaacagtCATGATTAAACACAATTGAAAGAtattttacatgttaaagtTCGATGCacaatagaaatgttttaatgtgtttaaatcATCCCTTTTAATTTCATAATAAAGTCTCTTGACAAATTTaagtatttcatttttatttctaaaatacttaattttattcctaaaatgcatttctgtcaacttttcagaaaagcttGGAGTGAGATTTTAAAAACAAGGGCATTGGTTTTGCGCGCACATGCAACGTGATGCCCCCAGTGTGCACACCCGAACACTTTACACTGCATGGCTCAGGTTCTGTGTAGGAGGAGAGAGAAAATTactgcattgagtttaatcatacaCAAAACAGTGCATCACTAcaattttcctgtttattcatatgcaaaaaatgtaacttaaaaagacaaaagcaagtcattaagtgcacattttatttcacacatttacagATATGCAATACAACCTTTAATTTAACGTCTTTTAatgattaaaggaaaagttaatCCTGGAATGCTTTCCAGCCCGGTGAGTGGTCCAAGTGGGGTAGACAAGGGATGTAGGCTTAGATCCTACGTGCGtccaccaccatcctgtgtgccaCCACCGGCATCAGCAGTACTCTgatcatccagagagatttgaTTACTGGCCTCAGGTGTTGTGTAAAGAGAGTGTGAGtggacgctgttactgggaggtggagtggGAAAGTGACATAGGTGTGGCCATAGCAGTCGTATATAAGGGAATCGGAAGACAAGGAGCGGGTGACGATTGTAAGTTTGCATGTACCAGTCAGTCCTGGAGTCTGGAGTGTTTCTCAACGTCTTCTGTCTCTTTCTATCACAACAACATTAAGACTGATCTCAGAGCTCCATCATCCtccagaataggagtgtatgtggatcacagtgcaggaactctgtccttctacagcgtctctgacagatgaagctcctccacagagtccacaccacattcactcaaCATCTGTATGCTGGGTTTGGGTTCTACAGGGATGGTGGGTCTGAGTCAGGACGGATTATTAGGCTGTGTGATCCAAATTAATGAAGATGTgctgttttttgctgtttttgttggagcgaaataactggttaaataaagaaacaaatcgtagtatgttgataataaatgttttttgtataaaagcaatatcatacTCAAGATTGCGCTGTATTACTGGATATAACATGGCTGTGATGCGATATTGCACTGATATCaaatacaacacaacacaaattttgaaatttgaaattacTTAATTAGCATACAGGTGGAATTTGATATTAAGAAGAATATTCTGCAAATGagatcttttttaaatgtaatgtactATGGACATGAGTGTAAATGACTTAATAAACCTCTAAGTAATCAATTATCAGATAATTAATTATTGTGCAATGTATATCAGACAGTagtatttatattatacaatCAAATGTGCACTATAAatgaaatattgatttatttatcagaAGTAAAACTGTTAAATGCTGACGGAATAACATTAGTACTGAGGTGCAGGTGATGTATGTCATACAGTGTGTACAAAGCTGTAAAGGACATGGACTGCAATCCTCAGGTCAATACTTCCCCGTCACGTCACCCTTATCACTGCTATCCCCTCCACCTTCATATCATCCTGTGCCCATGTTTTGATATCCAGATTGCTCATAATAAATAAGTCACTACTCAATGCTTCCTTTTGTCAGGTTATGAAACAGGTTGTGTCTGCAGAGATTATTAATCACTGCTTTGACTGTAACCACCAAACCCACAAAGGGGTAGTAAGCTCCAGGATTGAAGCTCATCATTCTACGCCTATGCAGTTGGGTCGAACTAGGCTAAGCTTGGCAGAGAGCAAGAAGCAGAAAAAGGAAGGGTCAGATTCTACTACGGCATCCCAATTACTTTGTGGCACAATTCTGTTTCTGGAATAATGTGCAGACCTATTCCCATTCCACAGTCAACCTCAAGCCATCTTACCAATCCTTCAAGTTTAGCCATTCAATTTTTCTTGAACATTTTATTGTCCTCATAGTGATGATGGTGCAGCAGGCAGCTTTCTGGAGCAAGGCATGCCAATAAACCCAACATACCCATACTGCCCGTATGGGATTCATATAGGAGATTCATGCCATCAATGGAGGGCTCATTGGAATTAAAACATAACATGTACCAAATCCTTTTTGCTTCAGGTGGATCCTTTACCCAGCACTCCTTTCGCTGGAAGCAATTCCTGAACCTGCAGATATACTGACTCAATAAAGAATTGACAAAATGCTTCCAATGATGTTTTAGCCTTCCGTACCTGCTCCCAAAAACCATTCACCTGTAAGAAAATTCCCCATTGTTTCATAAGTCCAGCAAGGCCGAATCTAGTGACCTACCCCCTCATAGAACATATGACTGTACCATCAAGCTGGTACCAGCCATGCAACGATTTACACCCACTTTTTCATTCCCTTCACTTTATCATTTCCTAGATGAGTAATAAGCCATAATGAAGTATGAACAGGAGAAGCTTCAGCAAGGCTACATTCATCCCTCCATTTCcttattttctttgtaaaaaaaaaaaaaagaaagaggacaTTGGTCTTGCAATGATAAATAGCTTAACCAGCTCATAGTCAAGTACTGTAAACCCTTACCCTGGTCCCCTTACCCCTAGAACAGTTTTGGCCAGCCCATATATCCCCAACAGTCTACACAATGTCTATAACCCTGTGAGCATTAGAGATGGTCAAGTGGAAGATTGTGTTTGCACCACATCTTTAGGTAAAAGTTAGTGAGTGTTAAAAGAGTGTTAATTGGAGATCTAATTCTTTGAATATATCTTTGGTCTATATAATATATCTTAAATATCCTAGGTATTAATGGGCCATAATGGGACCCAATGTCTTGGGATGGAACACAACCCATCCCATTATCTTCTTCACTAACCATAAAAACCCAGAACCAGGAGTCTGAAATATTTTCAAGTTCATACTGTCATTCTCGAACCAATCTCATATTCAAGAACATCATATCTGATTCTGTATTCAGTTGTCTACAAGGATGAATGACCTGGTTTATTTATGCTAAATAAGACACAGTGCTTGGGACATCAACAGAGAGATCACCCCGGTCCCTGGGCAACACTACCTTTCTGCTTTCCACAAGTTTTTTCACACATGGCAACAGAAACAGATGATCCAGGTTATAAAGGTAGATTATCATATCCTGAATTTGAAGCTCTGGCCAGACATAATCTGATATCCAGATACTGTCAGCCATGATACAATGCccttggagcagatagggttaagggtcttacGTAAGGGCTCAACAATGACAAATTGGTGAAGCTGGGGCTCAAACAACCACTACAACTCATTTTTTTAGCCCTCTAAGCTATCACTGCCTGTGAAATCTGTGCTTGAACACACAGTTATGACATCATAATGGGGTACTTTACATAGACTCTTCTACACCCTGTTGCTCAGAATCGCCCCGGAGGATCTTACCCCGGCTTGTAGGGTTTTTTACTACCAACTGCAAGTTATATCACATGAGTCATTCATAATTTGCAGTACTATTCATGTCTGAGGAAGATATTTgtttcaaaaaatataatttattttagaagtcaaaaatactaaaaagaataacgtttttaaaacatttattatatataaaaaaataatatataattttattattctcCACAAACAGTTACTGACAGTCTTCCCTCCTGTAATTTACATCACATGATTGTAGTGGCTTACATTTTGAATTTGGGACTTTGCACGTGTTCCCCTGTTTTTTGGACAAGTTCATTATCAGTCAATCCATCGATGCACTGACCATCAACTATGTAATGTACACTGTTATGGCTTAtgatttccttttaatttttattaaattgtttgttAAAAGTGACTTTAACAGAATTGGTCATTCAGTGGAAGTCCTACCCATTAAATTATGGGTCCAAATTACCCAGTTACCCAGTAGTGTAGATAATTAGTCATCACGTAGCATAATCAGTTACCATCATCAGTCTATACAGTGTATGACACAGCACACATTACTCATATCGGTACGCtatcactttctttgtctttaacACATTGTTAAAATCCAACTGTTTTAAATTGATGAAAAGAGGAGATACAGAGCTGGTTGTGATGTTAATCCTGCAAGCAGGGAGGGGGGGGAATATCTGAAGAAGTTAAAAGAAGCCCAGCACAACAGTGATCAAAAGCCCCAGAACACAATGACATCATGTGACGATGATCACTCTGAATTGGGACAAATTATTTTTGAGTTTCAGGATAAAGTTCTGTTAGTCaaaaaatgactaaatgaaTAGTAAAACAATCTTTTACCTTGAAAAGAAAATGGTAATGTTTAAGCTTTGCAAATAGCAGAAACTAGCTGAACTATTATTTATTCTATTAGGAAAGCACattgttttgtactttttttacttATGCGAAATGTACGTCAAATTGTAGAATGACTcctgtaatttattataaaccaatatatacaaactTTGCCAagatttaaccttttttatattaatgttttaatttttagcataagataaaaatgttaacaaataaaaaaatatttttatttatattttttataattattattttataataagattTTACAAACTGCTCAAAAAAGCATAACTCATGAATATCTtatgactaataataatacctaATTAACATTGGCTTAAATGGCTGTTTCAATAATAAGATAGTCATGTAATATAGGAATTTATTTCTATCAGAGATTTTAGATATCAGCTTGATCAAAGTATATACAATCAATATGCTacttttaaaaatcacaaaaaatctATTTCTTTTATGTTAACACTCCAGTCTCCAGTctgtgagtgtgtaaatgtgcctctgtactgtacagtatacagtatttaaacccTTTTCTCCCTCTTGTGGTGGTTGTGGGGAGCAGCAGCAGTTACTGATAGATAATGTGTTGAACtaatgatgatggtgtgtgAAGCAGCTTgaaggtgtttattattattattaatactactactaataataataataataataataatggagcCATGATAAATCACATGTATGATATGATTTATAtaaaacctccctttatttctctatataatctcctgctacactgatgcacttatcccagtgtttcactagtgcttggacaccatcaagctagaaagttttctcagtaccaTCAGACTGCCTCCATCTGCTTCCACTGGTTTGATGCACATTTTGATTCAGGGGTGAAGTGATGCATCCACTTTTTGCCTCAAGTGACAATTTGGTCAATAATATCCTGGCTTTCCATGTACAAACATTCCCTTAACTCACTGCAGATCAGCAATCTCCTGTTCCGGTTGAAGGCAGAGAGCTCTCTCGATACCCggcaagtcttggtttgacttgaacgcccctcatgtTTTATTACTCCTAGGTCATTGTTCAACACATATAAAAGATAATTAAGGAGCATGAAAAAGTATTCAggttaataatgaaaaatatatgcacCCAAATTtgttgcatttattattatactatttatGTCCCTTTTCTAtcagattaaaaagaaaaatgtttgagCCTAGAAGGAAAAAATTCCAAAGaaatttctgatttttaaaaaaatctgatgggTGCTCAGTCTGATGGTGGACCGTCCCAAACTGTTAATAATGAATTAGAAATTATAAAGTATTAGATATCTTATTTGccaaaaaagacattttatgtCTTATGTAAGACCTTTTGATGcatatgttttatttgaaaACTATAGGCTATGTATTTCTTGTTTGTATGTTTACATGTATTTACATGCAAAATACATAATATTCTAATAGccaataatattcttttttatattacacatataATCCAGAAAGTGTATGTGGAAGCTATTGCTAaattttatgcaacatggaattAATCATTCTTGCTTCCCTAAAGGTTTTAAATTGGTAACTTTAGCCATTTTATATGTGGCCCAAAAATcacaaaatgttttgttatacTGTCTCTCTTCaaacaataatgatttaaaatgaaaattatacatattttttatgagtattaataataaaattggtaGAAACTATTAGAAGAAATTGTTGCTTCCATCGTTCTATCATTCTGTGCAAAATTATGGATTTTTACCCCCCAAAACAattatgtagtgtccgtaaccaggTCAAATTtttgttgcaataaaaaaattaacaattttgcatttacaaataatacacttttttaggTATCTGTCTTTTTAACCTTTGCGAAATATAAATCAGCCAAATTACATCGGAATGACAAATAAGATCATTGATTTGGATTTGAAAAAGTTAAGGACACTAcacctaggtgagacactttttagtaCCAAAACCATGTTTTGGCTGTTATTATATGTATTGatatgtatagtgtatatacatacagagtTAACTCGCAGAATTAGACTCAGGATCACTTTTACAGCAACATCAGCTAGAAATGGTAAATTAGATAATggagaaataaaagaatgaacTTAATATGTCCGCATAAccaagtgtaaagtttggaAGTATTGAAATGCTGAATGATTGCGTATTAAAAGACTAAGattgagagttttttttaaattatatttgtattaaacatATACATAATTGATTTGTTGGTTATTATTTCCTGTATATCCAAAATTCTGGCTTCAGCCCCCTAGTGGGCCATAAGGGTACTGAAGGTTGGCCATAAAAAGTCATTTGTGACAGatacatttaaaagtattacattttcaattttgtgattagattaaaaattcccataaaaaTTTTCTGATgaagtatttacatttaaaaggtAAACAGAGATATTAAAACAAAaccatggcatttaaaaaaaagtaatattctTCATCTATCTTACTCTCATATGTTGATTATTCATCATACACAATTAACAGATGAAGCTTTAATTTACAgatacattaacatttatttactcCTAATACAAATATATCTTAAAACACATAATGCACAGAcaccacaatatatatacagtggaaccttggattacgagcataatttgttccggaagcgggctcgtattcaaaaccaaaaaaataaaataattagagcaaattttcccataagaaataatgaaaactcaaattatttgttccacagcccaaaaaaataaatacataaaaataattaatacaaagtataaagtaaaaatataataaattaacctgcacttaacctttaaaaaagtaaaaataaatcccgacagataagtgtgtgtgacatatataaaaagtgtaagaaatatttaaaaagtaaaaaaaaatagtctgtGAAGGGATGCAAGTCAGAAATTTTGGAGATCTTCAGGATGCACAAAATTATTCCGGAAAAGATGATACGCCAAGAACTGACCACTGAAGATCATCATGACTAAACCTGCACCTGTAAGCACATCTAGCTTAGGAATGGTTTAGACACTACAATCAGTAAACACAATTAATTTTCTTATATGAATCCTGGAATGGATTAGAAGTGAAATTCTGAAAGAGAAATTAGTGCTGTTTACTCCGGTGTCAAAGGAACCAGGGGTCAACTCACCAAGAGTGATCCACCAGTGTTCTGTAGAGGGGAAATCAGCCATGACTGAAAcacaacatcacacacatgcagtatGTGTGTTCAATAAATCATGGTacagaataataattaaaaaaaaaaaaaaaatatatatatatatatatatatatatatatatatatatatatatatacaaaatatatatatagcaacaTCAGCTAGAAATGGTAAATTAGATAATggagaaataaaagaataaacttAATATGAccaagtgtaaagtttggaAGTATTGAAATGCTGAATGATTGTGTATTAAAAGACTAAGATTgagagttttttaaattatatttgtattaaacatatacataattaattaaaagtttcaTCTGTTAATTGTGTTTGATGTATAATCAACATGAGTAAGATAGATGAagaatattacttttttttaattgccatgGTTTTGTTTTAATATCTCTGTGTACCtatgcattaattatttatcacaaaataATACATCTGCATTTAAATGTATGATATGTGTATCTATTTAAAGTTATATTCAGTGTTGAGGAATATCGCCTGTTTCAGaaattatagcagctataaacagccaTTCCCTCACGCCTTTTTATGCCTCAGTGCCAGAGACGGCCGTAGCCAGAGCATTATGTTTTTTGggggaaattatttaaaattgacaCAAATGTCCACTTTGTCTGAAAGATCAACTGATTAGATCTTGGGGGTCAAAAGTGAAGCTGACTATGATCTCATGTCCATGCGACTCTATTGACTACATTATCTTGGGACTTTCTTAAGTAAATTTCTACACCTTCCACTTCAAGAGTGAACATAGTTCACATTTTGCTGGTGAAAGGTGAAGGTCGGTGTGACCTCATGTCCATCCCATGTAAAGTGTATCCACAGTTAAAGTGGCGTCTGACTATATAAGGTTCTGTACCAGCGACCGTAAGGCCGATGTGTAAAAGTGTGATGGTGATGGCGTAGTCCCAGACACACTCCTCCACGATCCAGGCGAATACGAGTCCTCCTATGATGTACGTCACTTCCGTTGAGATCACGCTCACTGTTTGGGAAACACAAGGACAGCCAGAATGAAATTGCTCAAATCTTTTATCGTTTTAATGACTTTTAAAACGATGTAAATCCTGCTTGTGTAATCCATCATTCAGTTTATGGGCAGGTGATGCTTTAAACAATGTGCCATGGTATTCTGGCTGTGTATTTGAATCCTTATTATTCATCCAATCATTTTCTATAGCGCTTATCCGGTACAGAGTCGCAAGGGGTGTGGAGCCTAAACCCGGGCACATTGGGCACAAAGTGGGATACCCGCTTTACAGTGTGCCAGTCCATCAGAGAGCACACATACTggacactacaggcagtttggggACCCAGGattcgaacccttgaccctaaAGGTGCGGGGCCACAGTGCTCATCACTACGCCACCACTCtccctattattattagtagtagtagtagttaaattttattataatggcataagtaaaacaaatacaaatatgaaaGTACATTTCATATAAATTATTCAAAATGATAATAAACATTGCGTCAGTATTTACACAATACAACACATTTGTCTTTCCTTAAAAGGCTTGTATTAGGCTCACCTAAATATTCCGGGCTGGCCCATGAAGGCTGTATTTTGTAGTTGAAAGGCGCTAATAAGCCGTCCACCTCGTCGACCCTGatacaacacacaaacacacaaacacacactgacacagacCGTGTGACACAGACGCTTTAAGAGAACCAAAATACCACGATAACCAgaggcgttcgagtcaaaccaggacttgtgactAAATCCACATGACAATATGCTTTGATAAAAATTTACATACAATttataaaagtgattgacatttacagaagacttcaagcacagtacagtgatgtgGAGCAGggcattatatagagaaatatagcTCTTACTCTCATACAgtcaaaagtcttggtttgacttgaacaaccctggtacaaatgtgacaaagaatgaCCAAGTTAGAATGAGCAGCCAAGATTATTTTCGAAGTAAAtaagattatttttaataaattattttaaaagatcaaaagattatttttaatgtaaataagtcaaaatttagtatcggtgatgaaaatgtgtgtgtgtgtgccaaagaagcaacttctgaagtttatgcaataTGAAaatgaccaatcttgcttccctaaaatgttttttttaaaaaacaagtaacggacactaaaacataaaagagcAGGAAACTGTATTAAgcaaatgtgttgtttttttatctaaaaaaaatataaatgtgtatgcatatttacataaaaacaaaacatggatcgggagataattagcattaagtattataaaaaatgatgTTATAAAGATGATAAAGATGATGTATAATTTTTGCACCTAGGTGCGatactttttagcaccaatacagtaccatgttttggctgGAAAATAAATGCAACATCCTCTTTACTCCAAATGTAGATGATCAGGCAGATCAAATCTTTGGCTTTGCACTGAAGTTTCTTTGCTAATGTGGGGAAACCTATGTTCATGTCACGCTATCAAGCGTTACCATTTTATTCTTCATTTGatgatatttttatatgaaagaAAAAGTGACAACTTTAACATCCAGATCTTAGATGTTTTGGAAGACAGGTACGAGGTGGTGCATAATGACAATAAACCGATGACCAACATCATAAATAATGTTCTACTGAAATTTTCATTAAAGAtgacaggaagtgacatcactaTCAGAGTGGCAGAAATTTGCAAATAGGGATTCTGTATGAGAAAATCTTAAGCTGAAGACCTAATGGGGTTGTGTAAGATGATTTCTTTCCCCATCCTTTACGTTTTAAACAAATTCACTGTAGTGATCGTGCATTCCTGATGATTATCTTTCTAGGCGTCTACAAGTACAGGAGCTCACATGTGCACATCATAAACTCATCACTCTATGACTGTATgtgcacttactgtacacttTCTCTTTATTCCCTTTGTGACCCCCTAAAAAGTCAACTGTGACTAGGCCACATAAAACCCCTGGCCTTGGCAACCTGATTGGAGCTCCAGTGCAAAACTAAAATAGTCATCATACTTCTGTCTTCGGCACTTCTGTGCTTCACCACAGCTGAAAAAAAGGGCAACACGAAACCTTCTACCTTTGAGAGGCCACAAGGGAACGGGTTTACGCTACAGGAAGTCAAAcccacacaattacacacacacacacacacacacacacacacacacacgaatgtaTTCTTTTATAAGACTCACTTCAGGATGCCGATGCACAAGCTGACAGCGATGTAGTACAGCGAGTAGAAACACACCGTACATATCAACAGGTTCTGAAGAACGACCTGGCGAAGGAAACGCCACAGATACTGGACATAAACACAGCGTCATGTAGAAGAGCTGTCAACTTTTAggaatatttacagtatgcatcAGGAATGAGTAAAGGATCCTGTATTGTTTATAAACTACAGTAAAGAAAATACATATTAAGGAATTCAGACGCAAGATTTAACCTTAACCTTAGTGATGGGTCTGAGTTAGGGTTATTGATCAGTGACTAATTAGGGTTAATTAGCAGTGACTCTTTTCAGTGAGTCAAATCATTTGGTCGATTCTTTTGGATCACAATATCTGTTCTAGGGAGTGTTCTTCTTTAGTGGCTTTTATGACATcatacaataacaacaaaatcaTCTAAATCTTtcctgataaaaaataataataaaaagattcaGTTTAAAGAGTCAATTCTCAACTGATTCATGAACGAATTTAACATTCAATACTGCATTATATTTTGCTCATTCATCCAAACATGCCATCTAATCATCAAACTTCTACTTCAATTTTATCTGGCTGTGGATCTCCTGAACCCGAGACCAAGAGTTTTACCCGAGTGTTATTGAGCCTGGTGTTGCCCGACAGCTTGCAGGGGCGTTTGATCGTCCCACAGCACCAGCAGCAGCAATCCCACAACATGAAGAGCACATGAAGAGCACACGCTTTCCCTTTTATCATTCGACGTAGAGTCGAGAACATGCACAAAACATCCAGTGCTATAGTGTGATGCTAaccctgtgtgtctgtgaggaCAGGTCTTAACGGGATTACCAACATGCTTAAACGTTTGCTTCAGCCCGAGGCGGATTAAACCCACTCAGAGGGATATGAGATGGACAAAAACATAACTGAAACGTCATAACAGGAATATTAGAGGAATTAAAACATCTAAAGGGCAAAAAAATATCCTTGTTCGTGATTGGATTTAGAGAAGGAATTAAGATTCGagtgtttttttcttgctgtATGATGTCATTTCTTTGTTTCCTTGGTAAACCTGGTATTTAGCAAATCCT belongs to Clarias gariepinus isolate MV-2021 ecotype Netherlands chromosome 2, CGAR_prim_01v2, whole genome shotgun sequence and includes:
- the tmem244 gene encoding transmembrane protein 244, producing the protein MFSTLRRMIKGKACALHVLFMLWDCCCWCCGTIKRPCKLSGNTRLNNTRVVLQNLLICTVCFYSLYYIAVSLCIGILKVDEVDGLLAPFNYKIQPSWASPEYLVSVISTEVTYIIGGLVFAWIVEECVWDYAITITLLHIGLTVAVMADFPSTEHWWITLGAGLVMMIFSGQFLAYHLFRNNFVHPEDLQNF